Proteins from a genomic interval of Methanobrevibacter oralis:
- a CDS encoding YIP1 family protein, which translates to MKTKIINFFTNSAKVFIIPDKLFNEKIENPDYGGILSLVVYMAILGLVIGILTKSAFITVFIVIASIIGSLISKLIHCFLTYIFAMLFKVDGEFGQLYNLMCYEDTLNILIIIGTGITVLTGKWIIIPLVFLVGIWKMIVTISAVNSVFKFGYGKSFLSAYGLLILVVIILMGLFL; encoded by the coding sequence ATGAAAACTAAAATAATAAATTTTTTCACAAATAGCGCTAAAGTTTTCATAATTCCAGATAAATTATTTAATGAAAAAATAGAAAATCCTGATTATGGTGGCATTCTTTCATTAGTAGTTTATATGGCAATTTTAGGACTAGTTATAGGAATTCTAACAAAAAGTGCATTTATAACTGTATTTATTGTAATTGCTTCAATAATTGGGTCTCTTATTTCTAAATTAATACATTGTTTTTTAACTTATATTTTTGCAATGCTATTTAAGGTAGATGGTGAATTTGGGCAATTATATAATTTAATGTGTTATGAAGATACCTTGAATATATTGATAATTATTGGTACTGGAATTACTGTACTTACAGGTAAATGGATAATTATACCTTTAGTATTTCTTGTAGGTATATGGAAAATGATTGTAACAATTAGTGCGGTAAATAGTGTATTTAAATTTGGATATGGTAAATCATTCCTTTCAGCTTATGGATTGTTGATTTTAGTTGTAATTATTTTAATGGGGTTATTTTTATGA
- a CDS encoding DUF4143 domain-containing protein, which translates to MNDNNYRTIQKKLFYSIDSIIEKDLKTIQNINQNSENYAYRLLKFLAQKVPGEISQNTLSNLIKSSSSTVNTILELLEKTHLIFHYEPYSGPNARVKKSWQYYFATPSLRHAINKNWGFSPMNQDEYDGILLENLVASGLFNLKNNENHFDFDVFFDSLKGGVDFLIKKEFENPIPIEVGHGNKTKRQIINAINKYDSDHGIIISNTTLNIEKKDNIIYIYLIKHFHLCKKNFQNSIFYQKLSKIIKKFIHQLTN; encoded by the coding sequence ATGAATGATAATAATTATAGAACTATCCAAAAGAAACTATTTTATTCAATAGATAGTATCATTGAAAAAGATTTAAAAACAATTCAAAATATTAATCAAAATAGTGAGAATTATGCTTATCGTTTATTAAAATTTTTAGCACAAAAGGTTCCTGGTGAAATTTCTCAAAATACATTGTCAAATTTAATAAAATCATCATCAAGTACAGTAAATACTATTTTAGAACTGCTTGAAAAAACACATTTGATATTTCATTATGAACCCTACTCCGGACCTAATGCAAGAGTAAAAAAATCATGGCAATATTATTTTGCAACACCTAGTTTAAGACATGCTATAAATAAGAATTGGGGATTTTCACCAATGAATCAGGATGAATATGACGGAATTTTATTAGAAAATTTGGTAGCATCGGGATTATTCAATTTAAAAAATAATGAGAATCATTTTGATTTCGATGTCTTTTTTGATTCATTAAAAGGTGGAGTTGATTTTTTAATTAAAAAAGAGTTTGAAAATCCAATACCTATTGAGGTAGGTCATGGTAATAAAACCAAAAGACAGATAATAAATGCGATAAATAAATATGATTCTGATCATGGAATTATAATTTCTAACACTACATTAAACATAGAAAAAAAGGATAACATAATATATATATACCTTATAAAACATTTTCATTTATGTAAAAAAAATTTTCAAAACTCAATTTTTTATCAAAAATTAAGTAAAATAATAAAAAAATTTATTCATCAACTAACAAATTGA
- a CDS encoding SPFH domain-containing protein, with protein sequence MILTIIIIIFLVFMAIKYVKILRPYEKGVVERLGKYNRTVSSGVVVLIPFLENLERVDLREQVVDVPPQEVITKDNTVVVVDCVIFYEVVDPFNATYNVVNFYQAITKLAQTNLRNIIGDLELDQTLTSREMINAELREVLDEATDKWGSKVVRVEIQKIEPPQDIVEAMSKQMKAERMKRASILEAEGYKQSEIKKSEGDKQAVILEAEGKAESIRKMAEADKQALILKAEGESIAIEKVYAAIHEGNPDDGLIAIKYLESLEKIADGKSSKIFLPFESSGVLGSVAGIAELFKEDKEE encoded by the coding sequence ATGATATTGACAATAATAATAATCATATTTTTAGTTTTCATGGCTATAAAGTATGTTAAAATTTTAAGACCATATGAAAAAGGAGTTGTTGAAAGACTTGGAAAATACAATAGAACTGTTTCAAGTGGAGTAGTTGTATTAATTCCATTTTTAGAAAATTTAGAAAGAGTAGATTTAAGAGAACAAGTTGTAGATGTTCCTCCTCAAGAAGTGATTACAAAAGATAATACCGTGGTTGTTGTTGATTGTGTGATCTTTTATGAAGTTGTAGATCCATTTAATGCAACCTATAATGTAGTTAACTTCTACCAAGCAATTACAAAACTTGCACAAACAAATTTAAGAAATATAATTGGGGATTTGGAACTTGATCAAACATTAACCTCTCGTGAAATGATTAATGCAGAATTACGTGAAGTATTGGATGAAGCTACTGATAAGTGGGGAAGTAAAGTAGTTCGTGTAGAAATACAAAAAATTGAACCACCACAGGACATAGTAGAGGCAATGAGTAAACAAATGAAGGCTGAGAGAATGAAAAGAGCATCAATTCTTGAAGCTGAAGGTTACAAACAATCTGAAATTAAAAAGTCTGAAGGAGATAAACAAGCAGTTATTTTAGAAGCAGAAGGTAAAGCTGAATCTATTAGAAAAATGGCTGAAGCAGATAAACAAGCTTTAATTTTGAAAGCAGAAGGTGAATCAATAGCTATTGAAAAAGTATATGCTGCAATTCATGAGGGAAATCCTGATGATGGTCTTATAGCTATTAAATATTTAGAATCATTAGAAAAAATAGCTGATGGAAAATCATCTAAAATATTTTTACCATTTGAATCAAGTGGTGTTTTGGGTTCAGTTGCAGGCATAGCTGAACTATTTAAAGAGGATAAAGAAGAATAA
- a CDS encoding NfeD family protein, with translation MEIFIWIILAITFFLLEVLTGSFILVWFGVSSTVAAILNYFKFDFSTQFGAFIIISVILLVYTKKFAIKVTPEINKKTTAERLIGRNAKVIRKIDDENIIVKVSGEEWSAYAKNNVNVGDTVKVCGIESIKLIVK, from the coding sequence ATGGAAATTTTTATTTGGATAATATTGGCTATTACATTCTTTTTATTAGAAGTACTCACAGGTAGTTTTATTTTAGTATGGTTTGGTGTAAGCTCAACAGTTGCAGCTATATTAAATTATTTCAAATTTGATTTTTCCACTCAATTTGGAGCTTTTATAATAATATCAGTAATTTTATTAGTATATACTAAAAAATTTGCAATTAAAGTCACACCAGAAATCAATAAAAAAACCACTGCAGAAAGACTAATTGGAAGAAACGCTAAAGTTATTCGCAAAATTGATGATGAAAACATTATTGTAAAAGTAAGTGGGGAAGAATGGTCTGCTTATGCAAAAAACAATGTTAATGTTGGAGATACTGTTAAGGTATGTGGAATAGAAAGCATTAAATTAATAGTTAAATAA